From Rhizobium sp. NZLR1, a single genomic window includes:
- a CDS encoding GntR family transcriptional regulator, with the protein MDRTSLIAELNNRGLRDEALSGPLYKRLAQALTGLIQEGLLKPGTALPGERDLAEALKLGRVTVRTAYRDLMASGALESRHGSGTFVSSRVERMEQSLWRLSSFSADMRSRGRLPAARILSRAVNTPSPEESFLLGLGGDEPVLRLDRLRLADGLPLAIERAVVPIKFLGGDPGGEGSLYDALAANGHKPVRALQRLTAVTLDPSSAAILNVKSGAPALLIERVSRLEDQRVVEYTRSHYRGDAYDFVAELRIGDDL; encoded by the coding sequence ATGGATAGAACCAGTCTGATAGCGGAACTGAACAACCGCGGCCTGCGTGACGAGGCGTTGTCCGGCCCGCTCTATAAGCGGCTGGCGCAGGCGCTGACCGGCCTTATTCAGGAAGGCCTGCTGAAGCCTGGCACGGCGCTGCCAGGGGAGCGCGACCTTGCCGAGGCCTTGAAGCTCGGCCGTGTCACCGTGCGCACCGCCTATCGCGATCTGATGGCTTCAGGTGCACTGGAATCGCGCCACGGAAGCGGTACCTTCGTATCGAGCAGAGTGGAGCGTATGGAGCAGTCGCTCTGGCGGCTTTCCTCCTTCTCCGCCGACATGCGTTCGCGTGGGCGTCTGCCAGCCGCGCGGATCTTGTCGCGGGCGGTCAATACGCCGTCGCCGGAAGAATCCTTCCTGCTGGGCCTTGGCGGCGACGAGCCGGTGTTGAGGCTTGACCGGCTGCGTCTCGCCGACGGCCTGCCGCTTGCGATCGAACGCGCCGTGGTGCCGATCAAATTCTTAGGCGGCGATCCCGGCGGCGAGGGGTCGCTCTATGATGCGCTGGCGGCCAACGGTCACAAGCCCGTACGTGCGCTGCAGCGGCTGACCGCAGTTACGCTCGATCCGTCCTCAGCGGCGATCCTGAACGTCAAATCAGGCGCGCCGGCGCTGCTGATCGAACGCGTCTCGCGCCTGGAAGACCAGCGCGTCGTTGAGTACACCCGCTCGCACTATCGCGGCGATGCCTATGATTTCGTTGCCGAATTGAGAATCG
- a CDS encoding aldose epimerase family protein, with the protein MSDKLEREVFGQTKAGETVYRVEIKGGGLTAKIITWGAVIQDLRLKGHEAPLQLGFDDFDSYPLHSAYFGATPGRCANRVGGGAFTLDGKDCQLELNENGVTHLHGGSDNIAKRNWTVVEHEVDRVVLKIVDPDGRAGYPGNCTIQATFWVHGNGELSVIYESTSDQPTLANVCQHAYFNLDGREDALGHDIMIAADHYLPTDEKQVPTGEIRSVEGTEFDFREMAPMKRFVGSEQALYDHNFCLSGERTAKRSVALARSLYSGVSLEVRSTEPGVQFYAGFKLDTGAPGIGGRKYGPFAGFCLETQVWPDAVNHQGFPNAVLRPGEVLRQETDYIFTKS; encoded by the coding sequence ATGTCGGATAAGTTGGAGCGGGAAGTTTTCGGGCAGACGAAGGCAGGCGAGACCGTCTATCGCGTCGAGATCAAGGGCGGCGGGCTGACGGCCAAGATCATCACCTGGGGCGCGGTCATCCAGGATCTGCGTCTTAAGGGACATGAGGCCCCACTGCAGCTCGGTTTCGACGATTTTGACAGCTACCCGCTCCATTCGGCCTATTTTGGCGCGACGCCGGGCCGCTGCGCCAACCGTGTCGGTGGCGGCGCCTTCACGCTCGACGGCAAGGACTGCCAGCTCGAGCTGAACGAAAATGGCGTCACCCATCTGCATGGCGGCAGCGACAATATCGCCAAACGCAACTGGACGGTCGTCGAGCATGAGGTCGACCGGGTGGTGCTGAAGATTGTCGATCCCGATGGCCGCGCCGGCTATCCCGGCAATTGCACCATCCAGGCAACCTTCTGGGTGCACGGCAACGGCGAACTGTCGGTGATCTATGAATCGACCAGCGACCAGCCGACGCTCGCCAATGTCTGCCAGCACGCCTATTTCAATCTCGACGGCCGTGAAGATGCGCTTGGCCACGACATCATGATCGCTGCCGACCACTATCTGCCGACCGACGAGAAACAGGTGCCGACCGGCGAGATCCGTTCCGTCGAGGGCACGGAATTCGATTTCCGCGAGATGGCGCCGATGAAGCGTTTCGTCGGCAGCGAACAGGCCTTGTACGACCATAATTTTTGCCTGTCCGGCGAGCGCACCGCCAAGCGCAGCGTCGCGCTTGCCCGCAGCCTGTATTCCGGTGTGTCGCTGGAAGTGCGCAGCACCGAGCCGGGCGTGCAGTTCTATGCCGGTTTCAAACTGGATACCGGCGCTCCCGGCATCGGCGGGCGCAAGTACGGCCCGTTTGCTGGCTTCTGCCTGGAGACGCAGGTCTGGCCGGATGCCGTCAATCACCAAGGTTTCCCGAATGCGGTGCTGCGCCCCGGCGAAGTGTTGCGCCAGGAGACGGACTATATCTTCACCAAGAGCTGA
- the metA gene encoding homoserine O-succinyltransferase, translated as MPIKIPDTLPAFETLVQEGVRVMTETLAIRQDIRPLQIGLLNLMPNKIKTELQMARLVGASPLQVELSLIRIGGHKAKNTSEDHLLAFYQTWEEVKHRKFDGFIITGAPIELLPYEDVTYWPEMQQILDWTETNVHSTMNVCWGAMAAIYHFHGVPKYELKEKAFGIYRHRNLKPSSIYLNGFSDNFEVPVSRWTEVRRADIEPSESLEILMESGEMGVCLVHERRGRRLYMFNHVEYDSTSLSDEYFRDVNAGVPIKMPHNYFPHNDPALTPQNRWRSHAHLLFGNWINEIYQTTPFDVEEIGTDL; from the coding sequence ATGCCCATCAAGATCCCCGATACGCTGCCCGCCTTCGAAACCCTGGTTCAAGAGGGTGTGCGGGTGATGACCGAGACGTTGGCGATCCGTCAGGATATCCGACCGCTGCAGATCGGGCTGCTCAACCTTATGCCGAACAAGATCAAGACCGAACTACAGATGGCCCGACTCGTCGGCGCCTCGCCACTGCAGGTCGAGCTGTCGCTGATCCGCATCGGCGGCCACAAGGCGAAGAACACGTCCGAAGATCATCTGCTCGCCTTCTACCAGACCTGGGAGGAAGTGAAGCACCGCAAGTTCGACGGTTTCATCATCACCGGGGCGCCGATCGAGCTTTTGCCCTATGAAGACGTCACCTATTGGCCGGAAATGCAGCAGATTCTCGACTGGACGGAAACGAACGTGCATTCGACGATGAACGTCTGCTGGGGCGCGATGGCGGCGATCTATCATTTCCACGGTGTTCCGAAATACGAGTTGAAAGAAAAGGCCTTCGGCATCTACCGCCACCGGAACCTGAAGCCATCCTCCATCTATCTCAACGGCTTTTCCGACAATTTCGAGGTGCCAGTGTCGCGTTGGACCGAGGTGCGCCGCGCCGATATCGAGCCATCCGAAAGCCTGGAGATCCTGATGGAATCAGGCGAGATGGGTGTCTGCCTCGTGCACGAAAGGAGGGGGCGGCGGCTCTACATGTTCAATCATGTCGAATATGATTCCACGTCGCTTTCCGACGAGTATTTCCGCGACGTCAACGCCGGCGTGCCGATCAAGATGCCGCACAACTACTTCCCGCATAATGATCCGGCGCTGACGCCGCAGAACCGCTGGCGCAGCCATGCGCATCTCCTGTTCGGCAACTGGATCAACGAGATCTACCAGACGACCCCCTTTGATGTGGAGGAGATCGGCACGGACCTCTGA